In Candidatus Acidiferrales bacterium, a single window of DNA contains:
- a CDS encoding polysaccharide deacetylase family protein, translated as MNLLPLAVPAALAGIAAWGAAVPSSQLFGRTVVHRRSAKGEDCLEVALTFDDGPNPRCTPALLDLLDRHEAKATFFLVGRFVRQHPELAREVAARGHALGNHTQTHPNLFWKGTGRIARELEECHRAIEEVCAVRPRLFRPPFGFRGPHLFPIVRRAGMEVIMWSVMPRDWKMQPAEQIAERLKKTRSGDIVLLHDGDHRRTNGDRMHTVNALALALPCFAERGWRCVTVSELGKKAGARV; from the coding sequence ATGAATCTTCTGCCCCTTGCCGTGCCTGCTGCCCTGGCCGGGATCGCTGCCTGGGGCGCAGCGGTGCCGTCGTCCCAGCTCTTTGGGCGAACGGTGGTGCACCGCCGGTCCGCCAAGGGCGAGGATTGCCTCGAGGTGGCGCTTACCTTCGACGATGGCCCCAATCCCCGCTGTACTCCCGCGCTTCTCGACCTGCTTGATCGGCATGAAGCCAAGGCGACCTTCTTCCTGGTGGGAAGATTCGTCCGCCAGCACCCGGAGCTGGCAAGAGAAGTGGCGGCGCGTGGCCACGCTCTCGGCAACCATACCCAGACGCATCCGAATCTTTTCTGGAAAGGCACGGGCAGAATCGCCCGAGAGCTCGAGGAGTGCCACAGAGCGATCGAAGAGGTTTGTGCGGTGCGCCCCCGGCTCTTCCGACCGCCGTTTGGGTTTCGCGGCCCGCACCTGTTTCCCATCGTTCGGCGCGCGGGCATGGAAGTCATCATGTGGTCGGTCATGCCGAGAGACTGGAAGATGCAGCCGGCGGAACAGATTGCCGAGCGGCTGAAGAAGACGCGCAGCGGGGATATTGTGCTGCTTCACGACGGTGATCACCGGCGGACAAACGGAGACCGCATGCACACGGTGAACGCCCTGGCGCTGGCGTTGCCTTGTTTTGCCGAGCGGGGGTGGCGCTGCGTGACCGTTTCCGAATTGGGCAAGAAGGCCGGAGCGCGAGTATAA